TGCTCTTCTGGCTGCAGATCCTGGCGGTGCGGGGCTCCTCGGTGGCGGAGGTGATGGCGGGCCACTGGGGCCGCTTCGGGCGCCACTACTACTCCCGCCACGACTACGAGGCCGTGGCCAGCGACGCCGCCCACGGTCTCTACGACCGGGTCTCCGGGATGCTCGCCAGCCTGCCGGGCCAGGGTTTCGCCGGCCGCACGATCCGCACCGCCGACGACTTCGGCTACACCGACCCGGTGGACGGGTCGGTCAGCAAGGGCCAGGGGCTGCGGGTGCTGCTCGACGACGGCAGCCGGGTGGTGCTGCGGCTCTCTGGCACCGGTACCAAGGGCGCCACCCTGCGGGTGTACCTGGAGAGCTATTTGCCCCCCACCGGTGCCCTCGACCTCGACCCCCAGCAGGCCCTGAAGGATCTGATCGACGCCATCGACGAGCTGGCGGAGATCCGGGTGCGCACCGGGATGGATCGCCCCACCGTGATCACCTGAACGGCCCGGCTCCATGAGGCCCCCCGGCGCCCTTCGGTGGCTGACGGCGGCCTGGGTCTGCGCTGCCGCCGGGCCCCTGCAGGCCGAGGAGGCCACCAGCTTCGCCCCCACCACCACGGTGGACCTGCAGATCAACGCCGTTCTCGGCGCCCTGCAGTCCACCGGCAGTGAGGTGGACAGGGCCGGCAACAGCGCCGCCGGGGCGCCCCTGCTGAACGGGGTCAGCCTCAACCACGAGGCCCGCCTCACCATCGACACCAGCTTCACGGGTCAGGACCTGTTCCGGATCCGCCTGCGCACGGGCGACTTCGCCCCCTCCGGCTTCTTCTCCAACCCGCCCAGCCCCCTGACGCGCCTGGATGTGGCCTTCCAGGAGCCGGCCTGCCGCCCTGGGGATGCGGCCTGCCCGTCCCGGCTGGTCAGCATCAACCGCGCCTACCTGCAGCTGCCGATCGGCCCCGAGCTCCGGCTCAGCGTCGGGCCCCGGATCATGCAGCTCGACATGCTCCCCGTCTGGCCGAGCGTCTACACCGCCTCGCCGATCCTGGATCTGTTCCAGTACGCCGGAGCGCCGGGCACCTACGGCAAACGGCTCGGCGGCGGTTTCGGACTCTGGTGGCAGCCCAGAGGCGGCCTGCGGGGGCTGAGCCTGGGCTACGCCTACGTGGCCGGCCGGGCCGGGGGTTCACCCCAGGGGGGCGGCCTCTTCGGCGAGGCCTCCTCCCAGACCAGCACCCTGCAGCTGGCCCTGACCCGGCCCCAGTGGAACATCACCGGCGCCTGGAACCTGAGCGGTCCCCAGGTGCGGCTGCGGGGCACCCCCCTGGCCAGCCAGCTGGCGGCCGGGGCCGGTGACGGGAGCCTCAGCTCATGGTCGCTGGCGGGCTACTGGCAGCCGCGCCGCTCCGGCTGGCTGCCCTCGATCAGCGCCGGCTGGGGGCAGGACACGTTCCGCTTCGGCTCCTACCCGGTGGCGGGCCTGTCGGGGGTGCGCAGCCGCTCCTGGTACGCCGGCCTGATCTGGAGCGATGTGCTGGGGGTGGGCAACAGCCTGGGCTTCGCCATCGGCTCGCCCGCCCACGTCAGCGCCATCCGGACGCCGGTGCCGTTCTCCATCGACGACCGGGGCCTGGCCATGGAGCTCTACTACCGCATCCAGATCAGCGACGATCTCTCGGTGACGCCGGCGGTGTTCTGGTTGAGCCGGCCCCGCGGTGCACTCACCGGCAGCGCGGATCTTTCGGAGGCTCTGCTGGATCCGCTGGCCACGGGCGAGGCCAGCCTGAGCGTGTGGGCCGCCCTGATCCGGACGACGCTCCGCTTCTGAGCCCGCCATGGCCGTTGCGGCGGGTGCCCGGATCAACCGAACCAGTTGAGGAAGCGCTGGATCACCACGGCGTTGCTGATGTCCACGAAGAAACCGGACACCAGCGGCACGATGATGAAGGCCCGGTGGGCGGCCCCGTACTTCTGGGCCACCGCCGACATGTTGGCCATCGCCGTGGGGGTGGCCCCCAGGGAGATGCCCCCGAAGCCGGCGCAGATCACGGCGGCCTCGTAATCCCGGCCCATCACCTTGAACACCACGAACAGGGCGAACAGGAAGGACACCACGAACTGGGCCGCCAGGATGGCCAGGATGGGACCGGCCAGGGAGGCGATGGTCCAGAGCTGGAGGCTCATCAGCGACATCGTCAGGAAGATGCCCAGGGAGATGTCCGAGACGATGGCCAGCGAGCGGGGGGCGGCCAGGCAGCGTATCGGCAGCAGCCGCGGCACGGTGTTGGTGAGGAAGATCGCAGCGAACAGGCAGCTGACGAACAGGGGCAGGTTGCTGCCGGCGGCCCGCAGGGCCTCATGCAGCAGCTCCCCCAAGCCCAGACTCACGTTGAGCCAGAAGAGGGTGCCCAGCAGGCTGAAGTAGGTCACCGCCTCCGCCTCACCATCCGGGGCGCCGCCATCCACGGAGGCGGAGGAGCCGAAAGGGGCTGCATCCGGGGCCCCCGGCGGCTTGAGCCGGTGGCGGCGGATCAGGATCCGGGCGATCGGCCCACCCATCAGCGAAGCCAGCACCAGACCGAACGTCGCGCAGGCGATGCCGATTTCGAGGGCATTGCTGATGCCGTGGCTCTCGGCGAAACGCGGCGCCCAGGCGATCGCCGTGCCGTGGCCCCCCAGCAGGGACACCGACCCCCCCAGCAGACCCACCAGGGGATTGAGCCCCAGCAGCGCCGCCATGCCGATGCCGGTGAGGTTCTGCAGCACCATGTACCCCACGGTGGTGACCACCAGGATCAGCAGGGGCCAGCCACCCGAGAGCAGGGTCTTGATGTCGGCATTGAGGCCGATGGCCGCAAAGAAATAGAGCAGCAGAAAATCCCGCGTCTGCAGATTGAAGCCGATCTCCGTGCCGTTGATGGCATGGATCAGGGCCAGCAGCAGACAGACGAGAAGGCCGCTGGTGACCGGCTCTGGAATGTTGAATTCCCGCAGGAAACCCACCTTGCGGTTCAGCCAGCGACCGATCGCCAGCACCACGATGGCGATGTTGAAGGTCGCGAAGCTCTCGAACTGCATGGGTTGCGGGAATCAGGGGGAGGGCTTCAGGTGCAGCCCTGAACGGAGATCCGATAGCTGAACCCGAGGGCCGCCGGTGTGGTGGAGGAACCCACCCGGAAGTTCATCAAGCGGGTGCGCTTGCCGGGAACGGCCTGGAAGGGCCCGAACATCCGGCCCGTGCCGGGCTCGAACGTGGGCGTCTCATTGATCACCTGCAGACTGCTGCCGTCGGTGAAGACCATGAAGCCCGACACCGGGAAGCTGGCGCGCTCGCTGGAAGCCGACGTGAAGAAGAAGCGATAACTGCGAAAATCGCGATCCACGACGAAGTCGGTGTTCCAGTTGGTGCGGCCCACGAGCCGGTCCGGCCCGATCCGCTTCGACACCACCGGGTTGCCGCCGCCGCCGAGCGGCATCAGAAAGCGACAGCTGGCCTGGGCGGCAGGAACGCCGGTGGCCGCCGTCGCGGCCAGGGCGACAACGGCGGGGAGGATCGAACCGATGGAGGCCATGCGCGGGAAGGGCAGCTGCCGACGCTCAAGCATGGCGTACGGACGAGCCCGCGCCAGGCCGCGGAGCACAGGGGCGATCAGGGGCTCCCGTCGGGTCTGGAGGCGAACAGATTGAGGCCCAGCCGCTCAGAGAGAAAGCGGGCTGTGAGCTGGCCGCGCACACTGTTGCCCGCCTCATCCAGCGGCGGCGCATAGGTGGCCAGGCCCCCCTTGCCGGGCGCCACCGTGATCATGCCGCCGGCCACCCCGCTCTTGCCAGGCAGGCCGGTGGCGTAGAGCCAGTCGCCCGAGGTCTCGTACAACCCCGCCGTGACCATCACCGCCAGCACGTGCTGGCAGTGGATGGCATCGATCACCTGCTCCCCGGTGACGGGCTGGCGGCCGCCGTTGGCCAGGGTGGCGGCCATCACCGCCAGGTCGGCGGCGGTGACGCTGAGGGAACACTGGCGGGTGTAGAGCTCGGTGGCCTCGTCGGGATCCCACCAGATGCGGTCATGGTCGCTGAGGAGTGTCGCCAGGCCGGCGTTGCGGCGATTGGTGGCCAGCTCCGACGCGCAGACCTCGGCATCGATCTCCAGCCGCCGGCCGGCGAAGCGGGAGAAGCCGTCCTGGATGAAGGCCCACTTGGCCTCACTGCTGGCGCCAGGCGCCAGGCTGGTGGCGGCGATCGCCCCGGCGTTCACCATCGGATTGGAGAGGCCGTCGCCGCTGCGCTCCACCGCCAGCACGGAATTGAAGGGCAGGCCGGTGCTGTTGACGCCGAGCTTCTCGCGGGCTTCCTCCTCACCGATGGCCTGGCAGATCAGGGCGAACAGGAACGGCTTGGAGATGCTCTGGATGCTGAAGGCCACCCGGGCCTCCCCGGCCTCGAACAACGCCCCGCCGCAGCTGGACACGCAGAGGCCGAAGTGCGCCGGATCCGCCGCCGCCAGCGCCGGGATGTAATCGGCCACCTGGCCGTCGCGGACCTGTGCAAAGCGGCGATGGGCTTCCGCCACCAGCTCCTGCACCACCTCCGCGGTGGGCAGGTGACCGTTGGACACCCATTCGGACACGGACCACATGGTGGGAGGCGGGGTGGAGGGCGAAAGGTTCCGTGGAGGCGCCGGGGGATCGCGGCATCAGTCCGGCGATGTCCGCTCCCAGGGAAAACTGGGCAGGCGATGCAGGGCCTCCCGCTGGGCGTCGCTCCAGGTCTCGACCATCGCGGCCAGCTCAGGCGCCTCGGGGTCGAACGTCACGCGGTGGGTCACCGCCAGGGCGTTGGCGGGAAGGATGGCCAGCTCGAAAGGGGGGCCCACCGTGAGATTGGAGCGCTGGGTGAGCACTTCCGAGATCAGGCAGAGCCGGGCGGCATCCTCCAGGGAGAGGTTGGTATGGCCCACGTTGTCGAGCGGAGGCTTTCCATACTTCGTCTCCCCGATCTGCAGGTACGGCGTTTCCCGGGTGGCCTTGATGGCGTTGCCCTCGGCATAGACCAGATACAGCCCATGGGCCTCCCCGCCGATCTGGCCGCCCAGGAGGAACGAGGCCCCGGCACTGGCCCCGGCCTTCTGCAGCGCAGGGCCGTTCTCCTGCTGCACCGCCACACTCACCCGGCCGATGTAGGCGGCCGCCTCGAACAGATAATCGCAGGAGCGCAGCGTCGTCTCGTTCGGGCTGGAGTCCTCGGCGGATCGATCGAGATCCCGCTGGATCCAGTTGACCACGGCCTGGGTGGTGGCCAGATTGCCGGCAGCGAGAAGCACGAACAGCCGGTCGGAAGCCGGCTGGAAGACGTACATTTTGCTGTAGCTTGAAATATAGTCGACTCCTGCATTCGTGCGGGAGTCGGAGACCATCACTAGGCCCTTCTCCAGCCAGTAGCCGATGCAGTACGTCACTCCGTTCGGCAGCAGAAAAGGTGCCGTGAGGCTAGCCCACGGTCAGCAAATCAACGGCCCGGAAGTGACCGGGATCACGGCATGCCAGCCTCCGGTAGGAACCGGCCCTCAGGGTGCGGCAGGAGGCGCCGTGGACGGGGCGGTGGGGTCGCTGACGTTGGCGCAGAGATCAAGCACGATCTGCTGACCCAGCGACCGCCCAAGCGGCACCGACCAGGGCTCCCAGGCCCCGTTGACCAGCCAGGCCTGTCGGAGGCTGCTGCAGTGCACCGCCACCGCCGTCGCCTGGGCCCGGGTCGGACCCACGTCCGCCTGGGTGGGTTGCACCAGGGTGACCCGCACCCCGCCGGGATGGAGCTTCCAGCCGCCCCAGTCGACGAGGGTGTTGCCGTAGAAGCGCCAGCGGACCGCCTCACCCTGTTTCGGCGGCACCGGTACAGGGGGCGCGGTGGGCGCCGGAGGCGTCACGGCCGGTGGCGTGGTCGGTGCCTGGGCCGGGGATGCCGGCTTCGCGGGGGGCGCCGGTTTGGCGGCGGCAGCTGGCTTGGCTGTGGAGGAAGGCTTCGCGGTGGACGAGGGCTTCGCGGTGGGCTTGGCCGCGGATGCCGGAGGGAGCTTCAGCCAGGCACCCACTTTGAGCTGGTCGGGCTTGAGCCCGGGATTGGCCTTCTGCAGATCCGCCGCGGTGGTCCGATGGCGGGCCGCCAGGAGCGCCAGGGTGTCCCCGGCGCGCACCTGCACGAGGCCCTTCGATGGCGGCAGTTTCAGCTGCTGGCCGATCTGCAGCTCCTCGGGATTGGTGATCCTGTTCAGACGGATCAACTCCTGGACGCTCACCCCATAACGGGCGGCGATGGCCTCCAGCGTGTCACCCTGGACAACCTTGACGCTGCGCGCCGGCGGGGCCGCCTGGCTGAAGGCTCCGGGGCTGAAGCTGAGACCGGTGAAGGACAGAAAAAGGGCGGCAAGAGCAGCCCCGGTCGCCGATGCCTGTCGACCCACCATCCCCTCACTCCCTGAATCAGCAAGCTATCAGAAGCGGACGCCAGCGCGGAGTCGGCACATCCCAGAGGCTGCCGATCGCCATCCGAACCGTTGCACGCAACGTCGCAACATTTCATCAAGGAGGGATAGATCAACCTGCCGACGAAACGGTGATCCGCCGATCGGCGGCATCGCTTCGGCACCGCGTGGCCAACACCGAGGAACGCGAACCACCGAAGGCGGGCCTGAAGACGCCGGCCTCAGCCCCAGGACGCCATGGTGCAACCCAGGGACGTCATGGTGCCGCCGCAGCCATCAGAAAGGGGGGTGCGGCCGCCGGCAACAGGGCGATCGCCGGCGCTCGCCTTTGCCGGCGGGCGGCCCCATTGAGGAGGGCAGCCAGCGCCTGGGCACCGTCGATCACAACCAGGACGGCCCAGACCAGCAGCAACAGCAGCTCCGCCAGAACGGTCCTCTCCGTGGCCGCGGGGGGTGGAACCGGCTCCGAAGGCTCCGGTTCGAGAGGTTCAGCCGTGGGGATCTCGCTGACGGCGGCCTCGCGGACCACGGACTGCGGTGCGTGCGCGGCCATCGCTGATGCGACGGGCACGGCCGTCACAGCCGGCACGGCGGGACTCGCCGGCTCGGCGGTGAGCTGAAACAGCAGAGCCGTAGGCGGCTCGCCAGGCACGGGCCAGGGCGGGCGTGAGGGCCGCCGGCCCCTGGTCTTCGCATGCTGCTCCCGCAGCCGTTCGGCAAGCGTGGGCAGCATGGAAGGGTTCCTCAATCTCCTGTAACGATCCTCACGGCCTGGCCCGGCCACCGCAATGGGCCCGCCGGGGCACTCCATGATTTGTCACAACGAGCCGGTGGGCTGGTCCCGGGCAGGGGCCAGATCCGCCCCCTCAGGGTCGGACTCCTCGAACCAGCGGGCCTCGAGGGCCTTGACCACCACATAGAAGGGGGGCACCACCCCCAGCGACAGCACCGTGGCCACCAGCAGGCCGCCGAAGATCACCGTGCCCAGGGACTGCTGGCTGTTGGCCCCCGCCGTGGTGGCCACCACCAGGGGCAGGAAGCCGGCCAGGGCGGCGATGGCCGTCATCAGGATCGGCCGCAGCCGGGACTCCGCCGAGGCAATGGCGGCCTCGGCGGCGGTCATGCCCTCCTTCATGTGCTGCTCGGCCACCTCGACGATGAGGATGCCGTTCTTGGCCGCCAGCCCGATCAGGGTCACCAGACCCACCTGGGCATAGATGTTGAGGTCGATCGATCGCAGCGCCAGGAACACCAGGGCGCCGAGCATGGCCAGGGGCACGGTCATCAGGATGATCACCGGGGTCACGTAGCTCTCGTACTGGGCCGAGAGCACCAGATAGACCACCAGGATCCCCAGGCCGAAGACCAGCACACTAGCGTTGCCCGCCGACAGCTGCAGGGCCGCCAGACCGGTGAAGGCATAGCCGATGTTGTTGAAGTCCTGGGCGCGGAACAGATCCTGGATCAGCGTCAGGGCCTGCCCGGAACTCTTGCCGACTGCCTCGGCCCCCTGGATCAGGATGGTGCGATAGAGGTTGAAGTGACTGATCACCGGCGGTGCGCTGGTGAGTTCGGCGGTGGCGAATTCCGACACCTGCACCAGCTTGTCATCCTTGCTGCGCACGTAGTAATTGAGGACATCCTCCAGGGATCTGCGGTTGTCGGCGGCCGCCTGCACGTAGATGTTCCTGACCTGGCCGCTCTCGTAGGTGAGGCCCGAGTAGTTGCTGCCCGCCAGGACGGCAATCGTCTGCATCGCCTGCTGGAAGTCGACGTTCAGGGCCCCCAGGATCGAGCGGTCGATCTTGAGGCCAAAGGCCGGGGCACTGGGGATGAACTGGGTGTAGAGGGTGGAGAAGCCGCCGCTGGCCGTGCCGGCCTGGATCAGCTGCTTGGCCTGATCATCGAGCTGGTTGAAGGTGAACGCCCCGTTGCTGAGGTCGTTGAACTGGAAGTAGAAGCCCCCCTGGGCCGAGAACCCCGGAATCGCCGGAGGCTGGGCCGCCACCGCCATGCCGGAGCTGATCTGGCTGAGCTTGGCGTTGAGCCGGCTGACGATCGCCGGGGCCTTCTGGTCGGCCCGGCTGCGCTCCTCCAGGGGCTTGAAGCCGAAGAAGAACACCCCCTGGTCGGGACTGGCGCCGTTGAAGCCATACCCGCTCACCACCGAACCGGCGATGATCTCCTCCTCGGCATTCAGGACCTTGGCCACCTCCAGGGCGGTGCCCTGGGTCTGGCTGAGGGAGGCACCGTTCTGGAGTTGGAAGATGCCCAGGCCGTAACCCTGGTCCTCCTCGGGGATGAAGGCGGAGGGAAGGGCGGTGAAGGCGAACAGGGTGAGGGCAATACCGCCGCCCAGTCCCACCAGGATCCAGCGCCGCCGGGCGATCAGGGCCCCCACCATCGAGGCATAGCCACGCTCCAGGCGCGTGAAGAAGGCGTTGAAGCGGCTGAAGATCCAGACCAGGTTGGCACCGGCGAGCACACCGCCGACCACGCCGATTCCATAGGTGATGCTGCCGAAGGAGGCGGCGCTGAAGCGGCCGAAGGCCAGGCCCACCACCACGCCGCCGATGATGCCCACCACACGTCCGGGGGGCGCTGATTTCTGGCTCCGCAGCAGCAGGGCCGAGAGCATGGGCGAGAAGGTGAGGGCGTTGAAGGCGGAGATCGCGATCGAGAAGGCGATGGTGAGGGCGAACTGGCGGTAGATGATGCCGATGCCGCCGGGATAGAAGGCCACCGGCACGAACACCGCCATCAGCACCAGGGCGGTGGCCACCAGGGCGCCGAACAGCTCCCCCATGCATTCCATGGCGGCCTGACGGGGACGCATCCCCTTCTCCAGGTTCTTCTCCACCGCCTCGATGACCACGATGGCGTCATCCACCACCAGACCGGTGGCCAGCACCAGGCCCAGCAGGGTCAGCTGGTTGATCGAGAAACCGAAGATTTTCACGAAGGCAAAGGTGCCGACCAGGGAGATCGGAATCGCCAGGCTGGGCACCACAGTCGCCCGCCAGTCCTGCAGGAACAGGAACAGGATCAGCAGCACCAGCACGATGGCCAGGCCGAGGGCATCCACCACCCCCTCCACGGCCGACTCGATGAACTGGCCGATGTTGTAGATCTCGAACACCTTGACGCCCGGGGGGACGCTCTGGGTGAACTGGTTCATCACCTGAACCACCTGGTTCGAGACATCGAGGGCGTTGCTCTCGGGGGTCTGGAAGACGGCGACCGTGATCGAGGGGTGGCCTTCGATGCTCACCGCCTGCTGGGCGAAGGTGTTGGTGCCGTAGGTGGCTTCACCGACATCCTTGAGACGCAGCAGGTTGCCGGTGGAGGTGCGGCCGACGATCAGGTTGTTGAGCTCCTCGACGGACACCAGGTTGCCGTTGTTCTCCACCAGGATCGGGTAGGCGAACTTCTGGTTGCCCGCGGCCGGCGGACCGCCCACCAGGCCGCCGATGGCGACGCTGTTCTGGCTGGCCACCGCATTGACCACCTGATCGGCGGTGAGGTTGTTGGCGGAAAGCTTGTTGGCATCGACGAACAGCCAGAAGGCCGGATTGCTGCCCCCCAGCAGGTTGACGGTGGCCACCCCGGGCACCCGCTCCAGTTGGTAGTACAGATTCTGATAAATCAGGCCGTTGAGATAGGACGCATCGAACTGACCTTCCGTCGACGTCACCTGATAGGCCAGCAGGATCGACGGGGTGCTCTGCATCACCGAAACCCCGGTGGCCTGCACCTGCTGGGGCAACTGGGGCATCGCCAGAGAGACGCGGTTCTGCACGTTCACCTGGTCGATATTGATATCGGTGCCTTCATTGAAGAACACCTGAATCGTGCTCGTCCCAGACATGTTACTGGTCGAAGAGATATAATTCGCGCCGGGAACACCGTTGATCTGCTGCTCGATGGGATTGGTCACCGCCTGCTCGGTGACCAGGGAATTGGCGCCCCCATAGTTGGAGGTAACCTGGATCAGGGGTGGGGCAATGTTCGGGAGGTTCTCGATCGACAGCGTGGGGATGGCGATCAGGCCCACCAGCACGATCAGGATGCTGCAGACGGTGGTCAGAACCGGCCGCTTGATGAAGTTATCGGAGAACGACATCGGAGTTCAGCTCGCCGCCGGAGCCGGTGCCGGTGCCGGTGCCGGTGCCCGCCGTACCGGCATGCCGGAGCGCAGCAGGGCCGTGTTGCTCACCACGACCTCATCCCCCTTGCTCAGGCCGGAGAGCACCGGATAGGCGTTGTTCTGCAGCTTCCCCAGCTTCACCGCCGTCTGGACCACCACCGGCGTGGTGCCCGGCAGCTTCTCCAGCTTCTGCTTCTGGGCCGGCAGCAGCTGATCGGAGGCCTTGATCCGGGGCAGGACCGTGGAGAGGGGCAGCACCCGGTACACGAAGGGTTGCTGGGCCTGCATCATCACCGCCTCCACCGGCACCGCCAGCTGGTCGCTGCTGCCGGTGATGATGCGGTTGCGCACGTACTGGCCTGTCTTCAGCACCCCCGTGAGATTGGGGAACTCCGCCTTCACCAGCACCGTGTTCGGCTGGCCCGAGGACTGGGTGGCATTGGCGAAATAGGGGGAGACGAAGACCACCCGGCCCACGCCCCTCACCGGAGGATTGCCCTGGCTCTCCACCTGCACCGGCTGACCGATCTTCACCTGGCTGGACTGGGTGGCCGGCACATCCATCAGGGTCCAGAGGGAGGCGTTGTTGACGATTCCCGTGATCGCCTGGCCCTGGCGCACGTAATCCCCCAGCTTGACCGAATCGAGGTTGCCGATCTGGCCGTCGATGGGGGCGGTGACGAATTTGTAGCCGAGGGTGGCGGCACTGGAGCGGGCCTGGTCGCGGCTCTGGATCGCCTGGGTGATGTAGTAGTCGCGGTCCTTGGTGGAGACGGCCCCCTGCTCGTTGAGGAAGACGTAGCGCTCGGCGTTGACGCGATCCTTGATCGCCTCGGCCCGGTCGGAATCGAGGGTGGCCGATTCCTGCACGTTGTCGAGCACCAGGATCGGCTGGCCCGCCTTCACCTGCTGGCCCTCCCTGGCCAGGATCCGCACCACCCGCCCATCCGACTGGGGCCGCATCACCACATTGGAGGTGGACTCGATGGTGCTGATGGTCTCGATGCCCGGCGTGAAGCGGAACTCCCCCACCGTCACCGTCTGGACCACCAGGGGCGGCCTGGCCTCAGGGGCGGCGGAACCGCAGGCGGCCAGCAGCCACGTCAGGGGAAGGAGAGAGGGAAGAGCCTGCCAGCGCACCAGACCGGGGTCATACCTCCGCAAGGTACCGGAAAAGGCCCCTCCGCCCCACTGGTCCGGAGCGCCATGCGGACCCTCAGGGGCGTGGGCCGGGCTTGCCACCCCGGCCGTGGTGCCGGTGGTAGTCCGGCTCCGGGTTGGATTCCTGCAACTGGCGCACCGCCTCCACCGCCATGCCGGCCACGACACCGAAGCCACCGAGCACCACTGTGCTCCAGAACAGGGCCTGGGGGGTGACCCGCAGGGGGGTGTGGGCCACGATGGCCTTGAGGAACTGGGCGATGGCCAGGCCCACCAGACCGGTGAGCATGCCGGCGCAGAGCACCCGGCGGCCGCTCAGCGGTCGGCAGGGGGCCGGCATCAGGACCCCAGGCCGGGGGTGGCTTCGGCCTCGACGGGTGGTGATCCGGCGGTGAGCTGCTTCATGACGACGTAGAACACGGGCACCACGAACAGGGACAGCACCGTGGCCACGGCCAGGCCCCCGAACACCACCGTACCCAGGGAGGCCTGGCTGCGGGCACCGGCGCCGCTGGCGAG
This genomic stretch from Cyanobium gracile PCC 6307 harbors:
- a CDS encoding carbohydrate porin; amino-acid sequence: MRPPGALRWLTAAWVCAAAGPLQAEEATSFAPTTTVDLQINAVLGALQSTGSEVDRAGNSAAGAPLLNGVSLNHEARLTIDTSFTGQDLFRIRLRTGDFAPSGFFSNPPSPLTRLDVAFQEPACRPGDAACPSRLVSINRAYLQLPIGPELRLSVGPRIMQLDMLPVWPSVYTASPILDLFQYAGAPGTYGKRLGGGFGLWWQPRGGLRGLSLGYAYVAGRAGGSPQGGGLFGEASSQTSTLQLALTRPQWNITGAWNLSGPQVRLRGTPLASQLAAGAGDGSLSSWSLAGYWQPRRSGWLPSISAGWGQDTFRFGSYPVAGLSGVRSRSWYAGLIWSDVLGVGNSLGFAIGSPAHVSAIRTPVPFSIDDRGLAMELYYRIQISDDLSVTPAVFWLSRPRGALTGSADLSEALLDPLATGEASLSVWAALIRTTLRF
- the gltS gene encoding sodium/glutamate symporter, which translates into the protein MQFESFATFNIAIVVLAIGRWLNRKVGFLREFNIPEPVTSGLLVCLLLALIHAINGTEIGFNLQTRDFLLLYFFAAIGLNADIKTLLSGGWPLLILVVTTVGYMVLQNLTGIGMAALLGLNPLVGLLGGSVSLLGGHGTAIAWAPRFAESHGISNALEIGIACATFGLVLASLMGGPIARILIRRHRLKPPGAPDAAPFGSSASVDGGAPDGEAEAVTYFSLLGTLFWLNVSLGLGELLHEALRAAGSNLPLFVSCLFAAIFLTNTVPRLLPIRCLAAPRSLAIVSDISLGIFLTMSLMSLQLWTIASLAGPILAILAAQFVVSFLFALFVVFKVMGRDYEAAVICAGFGGISLGATPTAMANMSAVAQKYGAAHRAFIIVPLVSGFFVDISNAVVIQRFLNWFG
- the glsA gene encoding glutaminase A, which gives rise to MSNGHLPTAEVVQELVAEAHRRFAQVRDGQVADYIPALAAADPAHFGLCVSSCGGALFEAGEARVAFSIQSISKPFLFALICQAIGEEEAREKLGVNSTGLPFNSVLAVERSGDGLSNPMVNAGAIAATSLAPGASSEAKWAFIQDGFSRFAGRRLEIDAEVCASELATNRRNAGLATLLSDHDRIWWDPDEATELYTRQCSLSVTAADLAVMAATLANGGRQPVTGEQVIDAIHCQHVLAVMVTAGLYETSGDWLYATGLPGKSGVAGGMITVAPGKGGLATYAPPLDEAGNSVRGQLTARFLSERLGLNLFASRPDGSP
- a CDS encoding 20S proteasome subunit A/B; this translates as MYVFQPASDRLFVLLAAGNLATTQAVVNWIQRDLDRSAEDSSPNETTLRSCDYLFEAAAYIGRVSVAVQQENGPALQKAGASAGASFLLGGQIGGEAHGLYLVYAEGNAIKATRETPYLQIGETKYGKPPLDNVGHTNLSLEDAARLCLISEVLTQRSNLTVGPPFELAILPANALAVTHRVTFDPEAPELAAMVETWSDAQREALHRLPSFPWERTSPD
- a CDS encoding lytic transglycosylase, which gives rise to MVGRQASATGAALAALFLSFTGLSFSPGAFSQAAPPARSVKVVQGDTLEAIAARYGVSVQELIRLNRITNPEELQIGQQLKLPPSKGLVQVRAGDTLALLAARHRTTAADLQKANPGLKPDQLKVGAWLKLPPASAAKPTAKPSSTAKPSSTAKPAAAAKPAPPAKPASPAQAPTTPPAVTPPAPTAPPVPVPPKQGEAVRWRFYGNTLVDWGGWKLHPGGVRVTLVQPTQADVGPTRAQATAVAVHCSSLRQAWLVNGAWEPWSVPLGRSLGQQIVLDLCANVSDPTAPSTAPPAAP
- a CDS encoding efflux RND transporter permease subunit, which gives rise to MSFSDNFIKRPVLTTVCSILIVLVGLIAIPTLSIENLPNIAPPLIQVTSNYGGANSLVTEQAVTNPIEQQINGVPGANYISSTSNMSGTSTIQVFFNEGTDINIDQVNVQNRVSLAMPQLPQQVQATGVSVMQSTPSILLAYQVTSTEGQFDASYLNGLIYQNLYYQLERVPGVATVNLLGGSNPAFWLFVDANKLSANNLTADQVVNAVASQNSVAIGGLVGGPPAAGNQKFAYPILVENNGNLVSVEELNNLIVGRTSTGNLLRLKDVGEATYGTNTFAQQAVSIEGHPSITVAVFQTPESNALDVSNQVVQVMNQFTQSVPPGVKVFEIYNIGQFIESAVEGVVDALGLAIVLVLLILFLFLQDWRATVVPSLAIPISLVGTFAFVKIFGFSINQLTLLGLVLATGLVVDDAIVVIEAVEKNLEKGMRPRQAAMECMGELFGALVATALVLMAVFVPVAFYPGGIGIIYRQFALTIAFSIAISAFNALTFSPMLSALLLRSQKSAPPGRVVGIIGGVVVGLAFGRFSAASFGSITYGIGVVGGVLAGANLVWIFSRFNAFFTRLERGYASMVGALIARRRWILVGLGGGIALTLFAFTALPSAFIPEEDQGYGLGIFQLQNGASLSQTQGTALEVAKVLNAEEEIIAGSVVSGYGFNGASPDQGVFFFGFKPLEERSRADQKAPAIVSRLNAKLSQISSGMAVAAQPPAIPGFSAQGGFYFQFNDLSNGAFTFNQLDDQAKQLIQAGTASGGFSTLYTQFIPSAPAFGLKIDRSILGALNVDFQQAMQTIAVLAGSNYSGLTYESGQVRNIYVQAAADNRRSLEDVLNYYVRSKDDKLVQVSEFATAELTSAPPVISHFNLYRTILIQGAEAVGKSSGQALTLIQDLFRAQDFNNIGYAFTGLAALQLSAGNASVLVFGLGILVVYLVLSAQYESYVTPVIILMTVPLAMLGALVFLALRSIDLNIYAQVGLVTLIGLAAKNGILIVEVAEQHMKEGMTAAEAAIASAESRLRPILMTAIAALAGFLPLVVATTAGANSQQSLGTVIFGGLLVATVLSLGVVPPFYVVVKALEARWFEESDPEGADLAPARDQPTGSL
- a CDS encoding efflux RND transporter periplasmic adaptor subunit, with protein sequence MRRYDPGLVRWQALPSLLPLTWLLAACGSAAPEARPPLVVQTVTVGEFRFTPGIETISTIESTSNVVMRPQSDGRVVRILAREGQQVKAGQPILVLDNVQESATLDSDRAEAIKDRVNAERYVFLNEQGAVSTKDRDYYITQAIQSRDQARSSAATLGYKFVTAPIDGQIGNLDSVKLGDYVRQGQAITGIVNNASLWTLMDVPATQSSQVKIGQPVQVESQGNPPVRGVGRVVFVSPYFANATQSSGQPNTVLVKAEFPNLTGVLKTGQYVRNRIITGSSDQLAVPVEAVMMQAQQPFVYRVLPLSTVLPRIKASDQLLPAQKQKLEKLPGTTPVVVQTAVKLGKLQNNAYPVLSGLSKGDEVVVSNTALLRSGMPVRRAPAPAPAPAPAAS